From the genome of Nitrosomonas sp. Is79A3:
GACCAGGCCGGTGTCAATCTCGGCCACGGGTAAATGCCCGAACACCGGGCTAGCGTAAGTTTTTAGTGTATTTGTCCATTGATCGATATGCTTGGCATTTTTCCAGCCTGCTTTATGCGCTAGGATATATGCCTCGGCGCACTGGTCGAATGTCATCATCTTGGCGCTGGCCAGTGCTGCTGCTATCTGTTTCTGCTTTTTGGCTGTTAAAGGATTGATACCATCGATAAGCAGTTTCCGTGCATCCATTGCCTTCTGACGAGCCTCAGCCAAACTCACGGTATGCGTCGGCCCCAATCCCATCCCGAAAGACCTACCGTTCACCATATAACGAAAAAGCCAAGACTTTGCGCCAGTGGTTGTGATCTGGAGAGTTAAACCTCCACCATCGCCATATAATCCCGGCTTAGTAAGCTTGGTAATCTGCAGTGCAGAAAGTCTTTGTTGTTGGCGTGCCATGTTATCTATTGACTATCAAATTGACTATCAAACTATAACAGGATTTAGTTGGATTGCATAGAACAACTTTGGACAATTATATTATGTAACATTTTGTCTTATATGTTACTTTACGGATAAACTTGGATGATATCGGACAACCATTAGGCGGACACCGCCTCCGCCATTCCCACATCTGATTTTTGCTGGTATCGGAATAAAAAGCTCATTTTTTAAGCATTGCAAGCTGTTCTTTCAATGCTTTAATTTCCTCTTCTGCCCGAATTTGTGGGGTAACATCTAATTGGACACCCAGAAAATAGAGTAAATTTCCGTGGGAATCAAAAAGCGGTGACATTACCAAATGGTTATAGAATAACTCACCATTTTTACGATAATTATGTAGCGTTACCTCAACGGGTTTCTTATTCTTTATGGCTTCCCGTAATTTATCAACTTCTGCTTGATCGTGTTCCTTTCCCTGTAAAAAACGGCAATTCTTACCTACCACTTCCGCTAACGTATAACCAGTTATTGTCTCAAAAGCTTTGTTAACATAAACCAATGGCATATCCTCCTGATCAGGATCAGCTAGTGATACTCCATTCACGCACGAATCAAGAATCTTGGACAACACTTGTGGAATTAATCCAGGGTCTTTCTCAACAATAAAATCCATGATTTTCTCTCCAGGTTAATCAACTGCAGGCTAAATAAATACAAATATATACTATGGCTGATTACTTAGAACCAGCCTGTTCTGATTCAATTAATTTTTTAATGTTTTTTACAGTCCTGTCGGTTCCATCTTGAACAGCAATACGCACCAGCTTCTCAAATGGCCTTACATGTAAATCAAGACTGAGCAACTCAAAGATAAACGTTATCCGGCTATCCGATGCGTTGATTGGCTCAATTACATAGTCACAACGATACGGATTAGAAACTCCTTCAAAACAAATGCGTGCTCCAGCATCAAAAACTTTGACTTTGAATGTCGACTCGGAGCGATTGCCCTGATCAATGCGCACTTGGCGGCATACTGTTCCCAATCTTATAGGACCATCGGTGATTTTTTCCAATTCCTTCACTTCCGGTGACCATCTGGGATAGTTAATAAGCAGATCATTTCCAATAAAATTGAAAAGCTTATCACTGGGAATTTGGATTATTGTATTGGCCTTGCCAATTACAGGGGTATCTTTGAACAAACCAAGCATTATTGTGCCTCCTCCTGCGTAGTATTTGCTAAACCAAGTAAGTATCTATTCCTGCTAATAATAAGTCATATTGCGCTTCAACCAATTCTTTAATTGTCAAAGCTGGAATTCCTGTAATCAGATTCCCTTCCGAAACCAACCATCCTACCGCATCTGAAGGCCCAAGACTCACTACATAGCCTAATTCATGATGAAGATAAGGTTCAAGCAATCCGGGAAAACCAGAATTCCGCAATATATTGCGTGCTACTAACTTCCCTTTCCGGACAGCTGATTGTGCTGTTAATGTATTCGAACCTAATGATTGATAATAAGAACAGTCACCAGCCACAAAAATATTTTGTAATGGCTCCCGATTAACTATAACCTGCCCGAAGGCATTTGCGGTAAAAATATTTTGTTGTTTCTTACCTAAAAACAGAATGGACAGGCTAGAAGCTAACTCAAACGATATCTCTGTTTGTTTTTCTTTCAGTAAAATTTGACCATCTTGCTGTTCAAAGTAATAAGTGTTTGGGTAAAAATCAATACCCATATCACGCATGCGAGATTCCGCATAAGAACTAAACCCATCAGGAAATTGCTCCAGAACATGTGCATTCGAATGGATCAGGCGTAATTTAGCTTTGTTTTTGGTGCGATTAAGAAATTGCTTTATTTCAAACAAGAACTGTATGCCAGTCGCTCCTCCGCCTACTACAGAAATAGATTTTTCGGACGAATCGTTTTGATCCAGTAATTTTGTTAATAAATCCGATCCATTTGCAGCAGTGAAATCTTGCAAACTCAGAATATTATCTTTTCTTAAAGGATCAATCGTCTTACTTTCACAACCCGAGGCAATTATCAAATAGTCAAAATTTAATACTTCTCCATTGAGAATCAGTCGTTTTTTTTCCTGGCATTCTTGTAGCATATCCTGATCAAAATTTACCGTCGCTAAAATGTGCCGGCAACCGTAACGATCTTCTAGCTCGGCAAATGGAATCAGCAAATCTGTTAAGGGATACCGGAATGTCTCATGCAGATGAGTAATTTTTAAATGTTGTGATTTGGGATCAATGAGCGTGATATCAGTATCAGGAGCGAATTGCAAAAGATTTGTTAACGCAGCAATCCCGGCATACCCTCCACCTACAATTACCACTTTCAATCTTTTCTGTTTCAGAATATTAAACGGCAAAAAAGCCACAGTAACTCCTCACCCGATATGCTTGAAAAACAATAAATTCTTCTTAATAGATCATCAATCACACAGGCTGATTATTATGCACAATTGCACAAACCCCACTTGAATCAATATGATTCATTAAGTGCTACAGACTAGCACAAATATTAAGCTTAGCGTCCTATTTTAATAGGATTCAGCATTATCGATGGCTCAATTAATGAGCAATCAGATCCACGGACCAGTTTTGTTGGGCCCATTGCCAGAAAGAAGAGATGTTTCCTTCTAGAATTTCCGG
Proteins encoded in this window:
- a CDS encoding PAS domain-containing protein; translated protein: MDFIVEKDPGLIPQVLSKILDSCVNGVSLADPDQEDMPLVYVNKAFETITGYTLAEVVGKNCRFLQGKEHDQAEVDKLREAIKNKKPVEVTLHNYRKNGELFYNHLVMSPLFDSHGNLLYFLGVQLDVTPQIRAEEEIKALKEQLAMLKK
- a CDS encoding polyketide cyclase, which codes for MLGLFKDTPVIGKANTIIQIPSDKLFNFIGNDLLINYPRWSPEVKELEKITDGPIRLGTVCRQVRIDQGNRSESTFKVKVFDAGARICFEGVSNPYRCDYVIEPINASDSRITFIFELLSLDLHVRPFEKLVRIAVQDGTDRTVKNIKKLIESEQAGSK
- a CDS encoding FAD-dependent oxidoreductase, with product MAFLPFNILKQKRLKVVIVGGGYAGIAALTNLLQFAPDTDITLIDPKSQHLKITHLHETFRYPLTDLLIPFAELEDRYGCRHILATVNFDQDMLQECQEKKRLILNGEVLNFDYLIIASGCESKTIDPLRKDNILSLQDFTAANGSDLLTKLLDQNDSSEKSISVVGGGATGIQFLFEIKQFLNRTKNKAKLRLIHSNAHVLEQFPDGFSSYAESRMRDMGIDFYPNTYYFEQQDGQILLKEKQTEISFELASSLSILFLGKKQQNIFTANAFGQVIVNREPLQNIFVAGDCSYYQSLGSNTLTAQSAVRKGKLVARNILRNSGFPGLLEPYLHHELGYVVSLGPSDAVGWLVSEGNLITGIPALTIKELVEAQYDLLLAGIDTYLV